From Solanum lycopersicum chromosome 8, SLM_r2.1, the proteins below share one genomic window:
- the ADH11A4A gene encoding glycine cleavage system H protein, mitochondrial isoform X1, translating into MALRMWASSTANALRVSSTVSRTNFSLSRCFSTVLEGLKYASSHEWVKHEGSVATIGITDHAQDHLGEVVFVDLPDSGTSVSHGSSFGAVESVKATSDINSPISGEIVEVNTKLSETPGLVKCLLTHISTRALMKTDG; encoded by the exons atggctCTGAGAATGTGGGCTTCTTCAACAGCCAATGCACTTAGAGTCTCTTCTACTGTTTCAAGAACCAATTTTTCACTCTCTAGATGTTTTTCTACTG TTCTTGAAGGGCTGAAGTATGCATCTTCACATGAATGGGTAAAGCATGAGGGGTCAGTGGCAACAATTGGAATAACTGACCATGCTCAG GATCATTTGGGAGAAGTGGTGTTTGTTGATTTGCCAGATAGTGGTACTTCTGTTTCACATGGAAGTAGCTTTGGAGCTGTTGAAAGTGTGAAAGCCACCAGTGACATTAACTCTCCGATCTCAGGCGAGATCGTTGAGGTCAACACAAAGCTCAGTGAAACACCTGGTTTGGTAAAATGTCTACTAActcatat ATCAACTCGAGCCCTTATGAAGACGGATGGATGA
- the ADH11A4A gene encoding glycine cleavage system H protein, mitochondrial, giving the protein MALRMWASSTANALRVSSTVSRTNFSLSRCFSTVLEGLKYASSHEWVKHEGSVATIGITDHAQDHLGEVVFVDLPDSGTSVSHGSSFGAVESVKATSDINSPISGEIVEVNTKLSETPGLINSSPYEDGWMIKVKPSNPSELESLMGAKEYTKLCDEEEIH; this is encoded by the exons atggctCTGAGAATGTGGGCTTCTTCAACAGCCAATGCACTTAGAGTCTCTTCTACTGTTTCAAGAACCAATTTTTCACTCTCTAGATGTTTTTCTACTG TTCTTGAAGGGCTGAAGTATGCATCTTCACATGAATGGGTAAAGCATGAGGGGTCAGTGGCAACAATTGGAATAACTGACCATGCTCAG GATCATTTGGGAGAAGTGGTGTTTGTTGATTTGCCAGATAGTGGTACTTCTGTTTCACATGGAAGTAGCTTTGGAGCTGTTGAAAGTGTGAAAGCCACCAGTGACATTAACTCTCCGATCTCAGGCGAGATCGTTGAGGTCAACACAAAGCTCAGTGAAACACCTGGTTTG ATCAACTCGAGCCCTTATGAAGACGGATGGATGATCAAAGTGAAGCCGAGCAATCCATCAGAGCTCGAATCTCTGATGGGGGCAAAAGAGTACACGAAATTATGCGATGAAGAGGAAATTCATTGA
- the LOC104648607 gene encoding beta-amyrin 11-oxidase-like: protein MNMKDESRSKGNMIDLIMAIEDDEGRRLNDEEIIDLLIVYVFAGHETTAHTAAWSIMYLEQHPEFLQKAKEEQEEIVQRRHPDSDKKLSYDEMIQMKYLSKVIDETLRCSNVTLAIYRNAKRTINMNGYTIPKGWKVLTWIRQVNLDPNNHVNPKEFNPSRWDDDEVKTYSAFLPFGAGPRLCPGAELARLEVSVFLHYFLLNYRLERLNPKTSVTYLPIPSPTDNCLARLKRISSSC from the exons ATGAATATGAAGGATGAATCAAGATCAAAGGGCAATATGATAGATTTGATTATGGCCATTGAAGACGACGAAGGAAGGAGATTAAACGACGAGGAGATCATCGACTTGTTAATCGTTTATGTGTTTGCAGGTCATGAAACTACTGCTCATACTGCAGCATGGTCAATTATGTACTTAGAACAACATCCTGAGTTCTTACAAAAAGCAAAG GAGGAACAAGAGGAAATTGTTCAGAGAAGGCATCCTGATTCGGATAAAAAGCTTAGCTACGATGAGATGATACAGATGAAGTATCTAAGCAAG GTAATCGATGAAACTCTACGTTGCTCTAATGTCACCTTAGCCATTTATAGAAACGCGAAAAGGACAATCAACATGAATG GGTATACAATACCAAAAGGATGGAAGGTATTGACTTGGATAAGGCAAGTTAATTTGGATCCTAACAATCATGTGAACCCTAAAGAATTTAATCCTTCAAGATGGGAT GATGATGAGGTGAAGACATATAGCGCGTTTCTTCCCTTTGGAGCAGGACCTCGATTGTGCCCCGGAGCAGAGTTGGCTAGGCTTGAAGTTTCAGTGTTTCTTCATTACTTTCTTCTCAACTATAG GCTCGAGCGTCTTAATCCGAAAACAAGTGTGACATATCTACCAATTCCTAGTCCTACTGATAATTGTCTTGCAAGACTCAAAAGGATCTCATCATCATGTTGA
- the LOC104648627 gene encoding ent-kaurenoic acid oxidase 2-like — MKHLRYGQGGMYKAFMFGTPSIIVTKPQVCKKILMDDENFELGWPQSVLNLIGRKALHGITSQEHKRLRRITTSPIKGKHALSLYLSLIEEVVKSSFEKWNAIEDEPIEFLSEMKKSTFEVIIRIMIGSEIDPQWLDMVEKVYTIYLKGFLALPINLPGFAYHSAFKICRDLLKQLS; from the exons atgaaacattTAAGGTATGGACAAGGTGGAATGTACAAGGCATTTATGTTTGGAACACCAAGCATCATTGTTACAAAACCACAAGTATGCAAGAAAATCTTGATGGATGATGAAAACTTTGAATTGGGATGGCCTCAATCAGTGTTAAATCTAATTGGAAGAAAAGCTCTCCATGGAATTACAAGCCAAGAACACAAGCGTCTTCGTCGAATAACAACATCTCCTATAAAAGGCAAACATGCATTGTCATTGTACCTTAGTCTAATTGAAGAAGTTGTGAAGAGTTCATTTGAAAAATGGAATGCAATTGAAGATGAACCAATTGAGTTTCTTAGTGAAATGAAGAAATCCACATTTGAAGTTATAATAAGAATCATGATTGGTAGTGAGATTGATCCTCAATGGTTAGATATGGTTGAAAAggtttatactatttatttgaAAGGTTTTTTGGCTTTGCCTATCAATCTCCCTGGATTTGCTTATCATAGTGCATTCAAG ATCTGTCGTGATCTCTTAAAACAACTATCTTAA